The following are encoded in a window of Candidatus Manganitrophaceae bacterium genomic DNA:
- a CDS encoding aspartate carbamoyltransferase, whose product MCVDRLEVGLKPACVTACLGNALEFGVIEDIPAGRHEAKLEIPGFPDPEISRPNIRFQQNRALPDNFRHVDADPIRYERDINENNQFSVKPLSKKRKTDWGLDQLRSREDPLVFFTLATQFAVGGFLLIFLAPFFSNAMGCILTKEEHPVAMAMALFGLVALQTTALVSSTLHLGKPKYFYRAMYNLRHSWVSREIAAVGAFYNFFFAYALVRNFPLLISWLPEAYPGILTQVLGGGAAFTGPLGLYCMYRCYRIKARPFWDHWHSGGAFFSSTLILGGLGIGLIFGFAEFMRGHSPAFILSKMAFPLLAGMLLQGGALLSHLQDMKVRGEEAAVSHELMLGKYGKTYSARWVSWTLLLMIAVLYAALSPEGGWALLVWGGVFFLALAHEVIGRALFYGIVVPTTSPGGIFWKNQSFQTQALQSGLADLPQVGVVQDHG is encoded by the coding sequence ATGTGTGTAGATCGGCTTGAGGTTGGTTTGAAGCCGGCATGCGTGACTGCTTGTTTGGGTAATGCCCTTGAATTTGGCGTCATCGAGGATATCCCGGCGGGACGCCATGAGGCCAAACTTGAGATCCCCGGTTTTCCGGACCCTGAGATCTCCCGGCCGAATATCCGTTTTCAACAGAACCGTGCCTTGCCCGATAACTTCAGGCATGTCGATGCCGATCCGATTCGTTATGAACGGGATATAAATGAAAATAATCAGTTCAGTGTCAAGCCACTCTCCAAAAAAAGGAAGACGGATTGGGGGCTGGATCAGCTTCGTTCGCGTGAAGATCCACTGGTCTTCTTTACGCTTGCGACGCAGTTTGCGGTCGGGGGTTTTCTGCTTATCTTTCTTGCTCCCTTCTTCAGCAATGCGATGGGATGTATCCTGACGAAGGAAGAACATCCTGTCGCCATGGCAATGGCTTTGTTTGGACTGGTTGCGCTTCAGACAACTGCTCTGGTCTCTTCGACCCTGCATCTTGGGAAGCCGAAGTATTTTTATCGCGCCATGTACAACCTTCGCCACTCCTGGGTGAGCCGGGAGATTGCAGCAGTGGGTGCTTTTTATAACTTCTTTTTTGCTTATGCCTTGGTCAGAAACTTTCCTCTCCTGATCTCTTGGCTTCCGGAGGCTTATCCTGGAATCTTGACTCAGGTTCTAGGCGGGGGAGCGGCGTTTACAGGTCCTCTGGGGCTCTATTGTATGTATCGTTGTTACCGGATCAAGGCCCGTCCCTTTTGGGATCATTGGCATTCCGGAGGCGCATTTTTCTCGAGTACCTTGATACTGGGAGGTTTGGGTATTGGACTCATCTTTGGTTTTGCAGAGTTCATGCGTGGTCATTCACCTGCCTTTATTCTATCAAAGATGGCATTTCCCCTGCTTGCCGGCATGCTACTCCAGGGCGGAGCGCTTCTGTCGCATCTACAGGATATGAAGGTCAGAGGAGAAGAGGCAGCGGTTTCACACGAACTTATGTTGGGGAAATATGGCAAGACCTATTCTGCAAGATGGGTGAGTTGGACGCTTCTCTTGATGATTGCTGTACTCTATGCGGCTTTGAGTCCTGAGGGGGGTTGGGCATTGTTGGTCTGGGGGGGAGTATTTTTTCTTGCGTTGGCACATGAGGTCATTGGTCGTGCTCTTTTTTATGGCATCGTTGTGCCGACGACCAGCCCGGGTGGAATCTTCTGGAAGAATCAATCATTCCAGACGCAGGCACTTCAGAGCGGTCTGGCCGATCTACCTCAGGTCGGCGTGGTGCAAGACCATGGATAA